A window of Candidatus Nitrospira allomarina genomic DNA:
CTGTATTATCGCCTTAATGTTTTTCCACTTGAAATGGCTCCGCTTCGTGAACGGAAAGAAGATATTCCGCTCTTAGCCGAGTATCTTCTCGGGGTCACATCAAAGAAGCTCCACTGTGCGCAACCGAAACTGACGAAAGCCCTTGTGGGGCAATTGCAACGTTATAACTGGCCGGGAAATGTTCGGGAGTTGCAAAACGTCATAGAGCGGGGTCTGATTCTTTCCGAACGGCAGGGATTAGCCTTCGATATCCCTCAGCCGGGAGGAGGACGAGCTTCTTTGCACTCTCAGGAGTCCCATGCTTCACTCATGGCACGGAGTGTAATGACGGAACGAGAAATGCGTCTTCAGGAACGGGAAAATACCTTGGCGGCACTTGAACAGGCGGACTGGAGAATTTATGGAAAAGGCGGTGCGGCAGAACGACTTGGTATTAAACCCACAACGTTGGTTGCCCGCATCAAAAAAATGGGAATTATGAAGGGAAGAATGAACACGCAAGGTGAAGGTCGGAATGTCGTTGGAGCGGATAGCCACGCCTTACCCCTCACATCTCTGAGTCGTTTTCACTGGACCCACAGAGAGTTTAAGACAGTGTTGAATAATAAGGTCACCCATAGGCAAATACGCCTATGATCATCTGGAATGGCAGAGGCTTCGGGCCGGTTCAAAAAAAGTCGTCCAGCAAGGCCACAGCCATTTTTGCGCGCGGAGCGTACACGGAGTACGTGAGCACGGGAAAATGGCGAGAACGCCGCTGGGAGCTTTTTTCAACAGGCTCTATAAGGAATTCGGCGGGAACGGCCTGTTCTTCTCCAGGCGCTGTTATTCTCAGGAATACACCCCAGTCTTCGTCGGATCCCTCCGCATCAAAATCGTCAAATTTCTCTACCTCACATCAATGCGCAATCTTCACATTTGAGATGTGGAGTCGCGTGTCTGATCTCTGATCGCAGATCGAACAAATGCTGATTTGCCTGTGCTGTCCCGGCTAGACAAAGCTTAATGGTGGCTGGGAAGATACATGCGGAAACCGGACATATGAAACCCTACTCGATTTATCTGTTCATTGGTGGATGCGGTATGGCCGCGTTGATGATGGGCGTCGTCCTTCCGGAGGTGTTGCCGGGGTGGGGTTGGACCCATGAGCCCCTCCATTCTACATTGGAAACTGTCGGTGGATTGGCCGCCATTTCCATGGGAATTGTCCTACTTCAAAGAACCCCTGACCCTACCATGCAGAAATTCTTTCCCCTCGCGGGTGGCTTTTTCGGGATGGGGATTCTTGAAATTTTTCATGCGATATCGGTACCAGGGAATGGATTCGTGTTATTGCGGAGCCTTGCAAGCTTGTTGGGAGGCTTGGGATTCGGGCTGATGTGGCTCTCTGCAACGGGAAAATATCATACAACGATTAAATGGATGCCGTGGGTGATGGCCGGTGGAGCCCTTGCCCTTGGCTTATGGACGATTGGATTTCCGCAATATTTACCGGCAATGGTTCGGGAAGGGGCATTCACGCCAACCGCCGTGGCTCCCAAAAGTTTTGCGAGCATGTTGTTCTTTGCCGGATCGCTCCGGTTCTTTTTGGATTATCGAACCTCGGGTCGATCGGAAGATATCCTGTTTGCCTCATTGGCACTTATGTTCGGATTTGCGGAATTGATGTTTACCTATTCCGTGATTTGGGACAGTCGATGGTGGTTTTGGCATTTCCTGCGGTTGATGGCGTATTTTTTAGTCCTGGGGTATGTCGGGCGAGGGTATCTGGCCACCGTCTCTGATCTACGGACATCATTGATTCAGACCAAACAGGCTGACCAGGCCAGTCGTCGCAGTGAACAACAGCTCCGGGCAGTTTTGGAAGCCCGGGAACGTATGGCCCAGGACCTTCATGACGGCGTCATTCAATCGACGTTTGCCTTAAAGCTGAATTTGGAACGGTGTCAGCAACTCATTCCACGGCATCCTCAAGAAGCTCTCACCGGCATCAGCGATGTCTTGATGGAACTCAAATTCGTGATTCAAGACTTGCGCCGTCATATTAGCGGTCTTGAACCAGAATGCCTGAATGGACAGCAATGGGTAGAAGAGATGCGCACGCTTGTGCAGACCGTGGAAAAATCCCAGAACCTGCCCTTTCATCTGCAGATCGATCAGGAGGCGGCTGACCTGCTCACGCCCGAGGAAGCCACCCATCTGCTGTATGTGGTGAAAGAATCCATTAGCAACAGTGTGCGACATTCACATGCCACGTCAGGCACGGTGTCGCTTCAAGTGCGTGAGGGGGCCGTGTGCTTGGAAGTTATGGACGATGGTCTGGGCTTTGATCCTGAGAATTCGGATGAGGGAGTTCACGGATTAAAAAATATAGCCGCACGCGCGAAGCGCCTGGGAGCGCATTTTCAGGTGTGGTCGAAACCTCATCGTGGGACTCGAGTTTTTTTTGAGATTGCCAAGAAAGGGAGCCATGCCCAGGCGTAACACAAACACCATCCGTCTCTTATTGGTCGATGATCATGAGGTGCTTCGCCTGGGCCTGAAAACGCTCTTTACTGAAACAGCGAGCATTCAGGTCGTGGGTGAAGCAGGGACCAGAGCTGCGGCGGTGTCCGAAGCCGACCGGCTTCATCCCGATGTGGTGCTCATGGATGTCCGTCTGCCGGACGGGAGCGGTGTCGAGGCCTGCCGTGAGATTCGGAATGCATCTCCCCATATCCGGGTGTTATTTTTGACGTCCTTTGCCGACGACGAGGCGGTCATGGCGACCATCATGGCAGGAGCCAAAGGCTTTTTGCTGAAAGAAATCAGCGGGGAGGAGTTAGTCCGTGCGGTACAAACGGTGGCTGCCGGTCAGTCTATTCTCGATCCTGCGATCACACAACGCGTCCTCACCAAAATGCAGCATCTCTCCATCTCTTCCGCCGATGGCAAGAAAGAATCCTTAGCTCCACAGGAATTGAAGGTGCTGACACTGGTGGCCGAAGGTCAAACCAATAAGGAAATTGCCGTCGCACTCGACCTGAGCGATAAAACCGTTGGTCATTATCTCGAAAATATTTTCCAGAAATTACAAGTGACCCGCCGTTCTCAAGCTGCGGCAGAGTTCGTCCGCCGGTTCTCCCCCTAGGGGCTGTTGGATATTTCAAATGTTTTGCCTGTTCATCAGCAAATGGATGATTGAAACTTTCACCGGGGAAATTGAGGGAGTGTTCAAAAATGCTCGTCCAGTCTTGTCCTGAGGCTTCTCGAAGGGAAGGCTGCAGCCGATTGGGCGGGCGGAGCGTACGGAGGAGTACGTGAGCACGGCCAGGCGGCGAAAACGCCGCTGGCGGCAATTTTTCAACACTCCCCATTAGGGGCATTTACCCCTAGTCGCATAGGGGAAGAATAGTCGCTAGCCTCCAGGTGTTCTCACCTACCATCCCGGGCTCTATTTGATACACAATACCCTCAGACGATGAAGACTCCGACACGGAGCCTGTTTTCATCCACTGTTTAATCCAAGGAGGCCGTCATGCCGAATTTCATTTCTAAGTCATTCCTGATGCTCTCGACACTGGTGTTTACTTGTGTGTATGGACTTATTTTAAGTCCCGGTTCGGTTCAGGCAGATAAGATAGCGGGCCAGGACACAGTGAAAGTGTTGTATCACCTAAATAGTAACGATCCAGCTCTCGCCAAATACACAATGGCCTTGATTAACAAACATATCGAGGCCGAAGGCGGACCGGACAAGATTGACCTGGTGCTGGTTGTGCATGGGCCGGCCCTGAAATTGTTTGAAAGCGATACGGTCGATCAGGAGTTGAAAGATAAATTGAAGGCGGTGATTGACAAAGGGATCAAGGCTGAAATGTGTCAGGTCTCAATGAAACTGTATGGGACACCACTGGAGAAATTAGTAGCGGGGTTCATACCCACCGAGCATCCGGTAGCCGTCAAGCGGATTGCCGATCTTCAACGCGCGGGATATGTTTATATCAAACCGTAAGGAGAAAATATGCGGAATAAGCTTTATATATCCACGACCCACAAAAGAACCGCATCCAGTGGGAGCCTCCTGGGCTCCCACCGGGGCCAATGGCTCACGGCAATCAGATGCGGAGTAGCGGGGTTCATGATGGTCAATCTCAGTCTTTTTTTCGGAGCCTTTCCGGCTCCTGCGGCCTCCTCCGTTCCGGCTCCGAAATTTCAACTCCAGACGTTATCTGGTGAGCCGTACAGTAAAGCTTCCTTGCAAGGTCGCCCGACGCTTCTCGTCTTTTGGGCGCCATGGTGTCGGTATTGCCAAATGGAATTGCCGATTCTCGCGAAATTTTATCAGGGAAACAAACCGGACCAACTCCAGGTTTTGACGGTGGCCTTCTCGGACAGTCTGGCCCATGTGGAGGAATATGTCTCAGCCAACCCGGACACCTTTATCTTTCCCACCGCCTATGATCAGGAAAATGAGGTGGCGCAGGCTTTCGGTGTCAATGTCACCCCGACATTCGTGGTGATGAACGCACAAGGGGAAATGATCCTTGCCCACCGTGGTGCAGGGATCAACCAGAATCCTCAGTACCAGAAGTTTCTTGAGAGTTTGAACCCATAACTGTTCAGCCGGGAGGAATCGATTCGCCAGGTATAGAACACTTACGATGGAGTCCGGCATATACATTTCTCAGGTGACCTTGTCGGGGGCGTTTGGAGCCGGGCTCTTGTCAGTGGTTTCCCCTTGTGTGCTTCCTCTGGTGCCGTCCTACCTCTCCTATATCACGGGACTTTCCATTGACCAACTTCGCGATTCATCGGCACCCCACAGGATTCGCAAAACGATTATGTTCAATTCGTTATGGTTGATCGGGGGCTTTTCCGTCGTCTTCATCGCGTTTGGCTTCTCAGCCAGTTTGTTCGGCCAATGGCTGTTCAACTACCAGAACTATCTGAGAGAGTTCGGAGGAGGGCTGCTTATCCTGTTTGGTCTGTATGTGCTGGGCCTGTTCAACTTTAAATTTGTGCCTCAAGAACGGCGGCTCCATTTCCAGAATCGCCCGGTAGGCTATCTGGGCTCGTTTCTCATCGGGGGCACCTTTGCCGCAGGCTGGACACCCTGCGTGGGTCCGATACTCGCGTCTATCTTTTTGTATGCCGGCACCACGGATACCGCTGCTGATGGACTGGCCCTCCTCGTGTTCTACTCAATTGGGCTTGGACTTCCCCTGCTTGTCACTGCTGTATGGCTCGATCGGTTCTTAACCCATTTCCGGCAGATCCGGAACTATATCAGACCCCTCTCCATCCTGAGTGGATTGTTACTGGTGGCAGTCGGCGGTCTCCTCTATACCAATTCATTCTTTCTCCTGACGAGCTATTTTGAACGCTCGGGTATTGGATGGTACATCGGCCAATAGATTCTACTTGGCTGCTGTCTCTCGTTTTCAATTCCTTTCCTGCCAATTTACGTAAATACGTTGCCCGGCCACAATAATATCGTTTACCCTTGCGACAGATGAACGCAAGGTCCCGCTTTGCGGGCCAGCGCAGTGGTGTATTAATAGGTTTGAGGATCCAATTAAAAAGGAGTATGACCGTATGGCGACAATTGCGCCCTTTCGAGCTGTGAGGCCCAAATCTGAATTAGCCAGTCAAGTGGCGGCCCCTCCCTATGATGTGGTCTCTTTGCAAGAGGCACGTGATTTAGCGGATGGAAATCCCTATTGCTTTCTTCGCATTGGTCGTGCGGAGCTTGAGCTTGGGGATGGAGTCGACCCGTATTCCGCTGAGGTCTATCAAAGAGGGGCCGATAATCTCCGGAAGCTCATCAATGACGGGGTTTTGGCCCAAGAGCCACAACCACTCTTCGGAGTCTACCGACAAAAGTGGGGCCAGCATGAGCAGACCGGCATCGTGGCACTGGCATCCGTCGACGAATATGACCGGGGCATCATCAAAAAACATGAATATACCCGACCGGTCAAGGAAGCTGACCGGGTGCGGATTATCGAAACCCATGAATCGCAATCGGGGCCGGTTTTACTCTTTTTTCGCCAGACGGCCAAAATTGATCAGTGGTTGAAAGAGGTGACAAGTACGAAGCCGGATGTCCATTTTGTCGCTCATGATAAGATCGAGCACACCGTGTGGAGCGTGCGAGATTCACTGGCCATCCAGGAGATCATGAAGAACTTTCAAGATCTCCCGGCCTTATATATAGCCGACGGGCATCATCGATCGGCTGCGGCAAGTCGGGTTCGTGCGTCTCGTGGCCAGGCCGGCGCACAGCCTGCTGGAAATCATGAAGATGGCTTTTTGGCAGTTATCTTTCCACATGATCAATTACAAATCCTTCCCTACAATCGGGTTGTGCGGGATTTAAATGGATTCACGCCCAAGGAATTGCTCGAGAAATTAGCTCCGCACTTTGATTTGCAGGTGACCGCCGGACCAGGGGATCCACCTGCTGCCGGTTTCGATATGTATCTGGAAGGGCAATGGCATCGCGCGAAACCCAAAAAGGATCCGTCGTTGAACAGTCAGCAGGATCCGGTGCGTGCGCTAGCCGTTTCAGAATTGACAGAACGGGTCTTGGATCCGTTGTTAGGCATCAAAGACCAACGGTCAGATCCACGCATAGATTTCGTAGGCGGTATTCGCGGCACCCAACAACTTGCAGCGTTGGTGGACAGTGGGGACTGGGCTGTCGCCTTCTGGTTGTATCCGACAACGGTTGAGGAATTGATGGCGGTGGCGGATGCGGATCGCGTCATGCCTCCCAAAAGCACATGGTTTGAACCCAAGCTCCGTGATGGCCTCTTCGTCCACATGCTGCACGACAAATAAGGCACATATTTCCCCAAGCCAAAACCAATTTGTCTCAGAGCAATATGGAGAGGTAAGGATCGAGAAACTTTACGTGTTGCCGTTCTTCATGTCATGTCCAATAGCCAGTGGGAAGTAACAACGTTTCAGCATTTGACTGTCCAACGGTTGTATGACGTATTGCAGTTGAGGGTGGATGTGTTTGTGGTCGAGCAACAATGTGCCTATCGGGAATTGGATGAGTATGATCGACATCCGGAGGCGAAACATCTTTCTGGCCGCAATGAGGGTGGAGAACTGATTGCTTATGCACGGATTCTCCCCCCTGGACTCTGTCATCCTGAGGTGAATCTGGGGCGGTTTGTGGTGAAGGCTGATTTCCGTAAGCAGGGGATCGGGCATCAACTGTTACAGACAGCCTTGCAGGAAATAGCCGGTTGGTGGCCTGAGACGCCTATAAAAATGTCGGCACAAACGTACCTACACCGATTTTATGCGCAGTATGGGTTTATTCAGGTATCAGATGGCTATCTCGAAGATGGAATCCCTCATGTTGATATGGTGAAAGAATCTTGTTGAATGTTCTGACTGTTTGTCATGGTTTATAAGGCATTTCAGTGTGGCATCAGAAAGTTCTTGGGCACTTTCCAGGACGTCCATTTCAACTAAACTACTATCGGTCATGTCCAACCGATGAGGGATATTGCCGGGTTTCGCCCCGGCAGACGAGGTTTTTTGTTTCGGCAAAAGGACCCAAAACCATTCACGCCCCGTTCGGCCTAATTGGATTGGGCGAATGCAGGGAAGAGCGCGGGCCGACTCGCCAGGCTCAGACAAGGCCCGCCAAGAATAAGAGCATCCTCCCATAGGGCCGAACGGCAGGCGTCGCGGATACCTGCGGAGTCTACCCTGAGTCATGCCGAAGGGATCAAACAATGCGCGCCTTTCTCCCGATGTCGGCTGCACTGCTCGGCCACACCACCAGGCCAGGTGAAGCTACTGAAAGACGGAGATTTTTCTTTGAGTGGTCCAACTCGCTACTAAATGTGGTGACCATACAAACGTTAGAAGAGCCTCAAGACCCAGATAGCATTCGGATGAAAATATTGAGGATGACTACAGATGAGTTTTATGGTTGCTGTTTAAACTGATGGCTCGCGCCGGCTAATGAAAACAAACCCCCTAGGCGATGTCTCGCTTGAAACATTTTTAGCTGAATATTGGCAGAAGAAGCCGTTGTTGATTCGGCAGGCCTTGCCCGGGATCAAGCCGCCGATTGCGGCTGATGAATTGGCCGGTCTCGCGTGCGAAGAACAAGTCGAATCGAGGCTGATCATACAAGATCCCGTAAGCGACCAATGGGAGCTTTCTCATGGTCCGTTTACTGATGCGACCTTTTCCGCCCTGCCATCCGCCCATTGGACTTTGTTGGTTCAGGCTGTCGATCATTGGGTGCCGGCCGCCGCTGACTTTCTTGCGCAATTTTATTTTATCCCCAGTTGGCGGGTTGATGATTTGATGATCAGCTATTCCGGCGACAAGGGTGGTGTCGGACCGCATTATGATAACTATGATGTGTTTCTGGTGCAGGTCAGTGGCTGCCGCCAATGGGAAGTCGGGGGAATCTATGATGAAACCTCTCCTCGTCGTACCGATGTTCCGGTCAAGATTTTGTCCGAATGGAATCCGGAACAACGGTGGATATTGGAGCCGGGCGATCTGCTTTATATCCCCCCGCGTGTCGGACATAACGGGATAGCCGTGGGTGAGGATTGCATGACCTGTTCGGTGGGATTTCGCGCTCCGTCTCATCGGGATATCTTGCTCGACCATTCCGAGTCTGTTGGAGAAGCGCTGAGCGAAGAGTTTCGCTATGCGGATTCGGATCTGGTTCCGCAAGCCAATCCCGGCCAGATTACATCCGAGGCGGTTAGAAAAGTTCAGAGGATCTTTACCCGGTATGTCGAGGATGATGCGAAACTGGCTCAATGGTTTGGTTGTTATATGACCTCTCCGAAATATCAGGAAGAGGAGACGACGCCGGAGGAACACCGTTTGGAAGATGTTCGTACCCATCTTTCGGAGGGAGGAAAACTTGTCAGAAATGAAGGCTCACGTTTTGCGTTTCATGAACATGGACAGAATATCTGGCTATTTGTTGATGGACGTCAGTATACCTGCAGTGGGCTCATGACAGATCTGGTGAAAACCTTGTGCGCCAAACGCCAAATCGGTTCGGAGCATTACGTCCCGTCGGAAGGGCATGATTCCTTACTTCTCGATTTGTTGAGCCATGGCAGTCTCTATTTTTCGGCCTGAAAAATACTTTTCCGCCTTTCCTGGAAAGAGAGGCTCCCTTTCAGGCCAAAGCAACTAATCGGCCCCCTGGTTGGCTGCCATCATCTGTGAAAAATTAGAGTTGTGTGGCGCCTCCATCGACGGTGAGGTCAATCCCTGTAATGTACGATGAATCATCTGATGCGAGAAAGAGCGCGGCTGTGGCAACTTCATGTGAGGTTCCCATTCGTTTCATGGG
This region includes:
- a CDS encoding DUF1015 domain-containing protein, which gives rise to MATIAPFRAVRPKSELASQVAAPPYDVVSLQEARDLADGNPYCFLRIGRAELELGDGVDPYSAEVYQRGADNLRKLINDGVLAQEPQPLFGVYRQKWGQHEQTGIVALASVDEYDRGIIKKHEYTRPVKEADRVRIIETHESQSGPVLLFFRQTAKIDQWLKEVTSTKPDVHFVAHDKIEHTVWSVRDSLAIQEIMKNFQDLPALYIADGHHRSAAASRVRASRGQAGAQPAGNHEDGFLAVIFPHDQLQILPYNRVVRDLNGFTPKELLEKLAPHFDLQVTAGPGDPPAAGFDMYLEGQWHRAKPKKDPSLNSQQDPVRALAVSELTERVLDPLLGIKDQRSDPRIDFVGGIRGTQQLAALVDSGDWAVAFWLYPTTVEELMAVADADRVMPPKSTWFEPKLRDGLFVHMLHDK
- a CDS encoding sensor histidine kinase; its protein translation is MKPYSIYLFIGGCGMAALMMGVVLPEVLPGWGWTHEPLHSTLETVGGLAAISMGIVLLQRTPDPTMQKFFPLAGGFFGMGILEIFHAISVPGNGFVLLRSLASLLGGLGFGLMWLSATGKYHTTIKWMPWVMAGGALALGLWTIGFPQYLPAMVREGAFTPTAVAPKSFASMLFFAGSLRFFLDYRTSGRSEDILFASLALMFGFAELMFTYSVIWDSRWWFWHFLRLMAYFLVLGYVGRGYLATVSDLRTSLIQTKQADQASRRSEQQLRAVLEARERMAQDLHDGVIQSTFALKLNLERCQQLIPRHPQEALTGISDVLMELKFVIQDLRRHISGLEPECLNGQQWVEEMRTLVQTVEKSQNLPFHLQIDQEAADLLTPEEATHLLYVVKESISNSVRHSHATSGTVSLQVREGAVCLEVMDDGLGFDPENSDEGVHGLKNIAARAKRLGAHFQVWSKPHRGTRVFFEIAKKGSHAQA
- a CDS encoding DsrE family protein, whose product is MPNFISKSFLMLSTLVFTCVYGLILSPGSVQADKIAGQDTVKVLYHLNSNDPALAKYTMALINKHIEAEGGPDKIDLVLVVHGPALKLFESDTVDQELKDKLKAVIDKGIKAEMCQVSMKLYGTPLEKLVAGFIPTEHPVAVKRIADLQRAGYVYIKP
- a CDS encoding cupin domain-containing protein — translated: MKTNPLGDVSLETFLAEYWQKKPLLIRQALPGIKPPIAADELAGLACEEQVESRLIIQDPVSDQWELSHGPFTDATFSALPSAHWTLLVQAVDHWVPAAADFLAQFYFIPSWRVDDLMISYSGDKGGVGPHYDNYDVFLVQVSGCRQWEVGGIYDETSPRRTDVPVKILSEWNPEQRWILEPGDLLYIPPRVGHNGIAVGEDCMTCSVGFRAPSHRDILLDHSESVGEALSEEFRYADSDLVPQANPGQITSEAVRKVQRIFTRYVEDDAKLAQWFGCYMTSPKYQEEETTPEEHRLEDVRTHLSEGGKLVRNEGSRFAFHEHGQNIWLFVDGRQYTCSGLMTDLVKTLCAKRQIGSEHYVPSEGHDSLLLDLLSHGSLYFSA
- a CDS encoding cytochrome c biogenesis CcdA family protein gives rise to the protein MESGIYISQVTLSGAFGAGLLSVVSPCVLPLVPSYLSYITGLSIDQLRDSSAPHRIRKTIMFNSLWLIGGFSVVFIAFGFSASLFGQWLFNYQNYLREFGGGLLILFGLYVLGLFNFKFVPQERRLHFQNRPVGYLGSFLIGGTFAAGWTPCVGPILASIFLYAGTTDTAADGLALLVFYSIGLGLPLLVTAVWLDRFLTHFRQIRNYIRPLSILSGLLLVAVGGLLYTNSFFLLTSYFERSGIGWYIGQ
- a CDS encoding TlpA family protein disulfide reductase, coding for MRNKLYISTTHKRTASSGSLLGSHRGQWLTAIRCGVAGFMMVNLSLFFGAFPAPAASSVPAPKFQLQTLSGEPYSKASLQGRPTLLVFWAPWCRYCQMELPILAKFYQGNKPDQLQVLTVAFSDSLAHVEEYVSANPDTFIFPTAYDQENEVAQAFGVNVTPTFVVMNAQGEMILAHRGAGINQNPQYQKFLESLNP
- a CDS encoding response regulator transcription factor, yielding MPRRNTNTIRLLLVDDHEVLRLGLKTLFTETASIQVVGEAGTRAAAVSEADRLHPDVVLMDVRLPDGSGVEACREIRNASPHIRVLFLTSFADDEAVMATIMAGAKGFLLKEISGEELVRAVQTVAAGQSILDPAITQRVLTKMQHLSISSADGKKESLAPQELKVLTLVAEGQTNKEIAVALDLSDKTVGHYLENIFQKLQVTRRSQAAAEFVRRFSP
- a CDS encoding GNAT family N-acetyltransferase, whose protein sequence is MSNSQWEVTTFQHLTVQRLYDVLQLRVDVFVVEQQCAYRELDEYDRHPEAKHLSGRNEGGELIAYARILPPGLCHPEVNLGRFVVKADFRKQGIGHQLLQTALQEIAGWWPETPIKMSAQTYLHRFYAQYGFIQVSDGYLEDGIPHVDMVKESC